The Candidatus Binatia bacterium sequence TATATGACAGGAAGCTACGCAATCTATATGCCTTAGGATAACCCCTTGATTTTCAAGGACGAGATAGTTCGGCATGTAGCCAAATTCTGACACTTCCGACCAGGAAAATACCGCGCCGTTTCAAGTTGTTTACAGAAGGATGCAGGATCTCGTTTTGATTATCAGATACACCTCTCCGCCTGGCGCCAGTCCGAGCCTCTCGACGGCGGAGGAGGTCAATCTGACATAGAACGCTTCTCCTGCCTCCACGCGCAAAATCGCCTGCCCTCCCGCCCTCTCAATATTACCGACGACTCCACGAAAAATATTTCCTGCCGATATCCCCTCGGGCGCCTTGGTCGCTACCAGGATGTCGTCGCCGCGAATACCTACTTGCAGCAGGCGACTCGCCGGCCCGGTCGCATAAGGGATGAACAGATCCTGTCCGGATTTCAGCCGAACCCTGCTTCTACCGCCCTCGCTATCGGAGTCGATCAAGACGGCGTCGAAAACGTTCTCCAACTGATCTTTCTCCAACTGGGACAGAACCGCACTGGACATCAAAACTTCCCGCGGAATTCCCTGAGCCACCAGGCGGCCTGCCCTGATCATGACGACCCAGTCCGCCAGCGAGAGAACCTCGACGGGATCATGCGTGACATAAACCATCGGGATACCGAACTCGTCGCGCACGCGGCGCAGATAGGGAATGATCCGTTCTTTAAGCCCGATGTCGAGCGAAGCCAACGGCTCGTCCAGCAAAAGAAACTGCGGGCGCGAAAGCAGCGCGCGCGCCAGCGCCACTCTTTGCGACTCGCCGCCGGAAAGGCTCTTCACCGGGCGATCGAGAAGATGCCCGATCTCCAGGAGTTGGATCACATGGTCGAGACCCGTATCGCTGTCCGGATTGGAGCGTTTCCTCCCCGCGCCATAAAGAATATTTTTTCTTACTGAAAGATGAGGAAAAAGCGCCGTTTCCTGAGGCACGTAGCCGATCGATCTCTCCTGCGGAGAGAGATTGACCTTGCGCGTGGAAGAAAAAAGGATTCTGCCGTTGATGACGATCTCCCCCGATTGGATCTCCCGCAAGCCCGCCGCCGCGTCGAGAAGGGTCGTCTTGCCGGATCCCGAAGGGCCGAAGATGCACGTTATGCGCGCGTCGAACGCGGCGTCGATGTCGAGCACGAAATCGGCGAGGGGAATGCGGCACTTTAAGATCATCATTGGATCAACGCTTCGACCGAGCCAACCATTCCGATATCCACACCGCGGCGAACGCCAAAGCCACCGTGACCCATAACAAACCGTACGCCTCCTCGTCCCTTCCGAGCTGGACGGCATTAAAGATCGCGAGCGAAAGGGTCTGTGTCCGGCCGGGAATATTTCCGGCGACGAGGATGGTGGCGCCGAATTCGCCGAGCGCGCGGGAAAAGGCCAGCAGCGAGCCGGCCACGACGCCTTTCCAAGCGAGAGGCAGCGTGACAGTAAAAAAGATTCTTGTGTTCGAAGCGCCGAGCGTCGCGGCGATCTGTTCCAGCCGCGGATCGACCTCGGACAGCGATATCCGGACCGATCTCACGAGCAGCGGAAAGGACATCACCGCCATCGCGGCGAGCACTCCCTTCCAGTTGAAAACGATCTCGATGCCGCGTTCATAGAGCCAATGGCCGAGCGGGCTCCGCCGGCTGAAGATCTTCAGCAGGATGAGACCGGTGGCCACCGGCGGCATCACCAACGGAAGCAGCACCAAAGTCTCCACCACGCTCTTGAGAGCCCACCGTTTGCGGACAAAAAGCCACGAGAGACCGATCCCTAAGGGGAGAATGAGGAGAGTGCTCGCCGCAGCCACTGCGGCCGAAAAGAGGGTCACCTGCCATGCTTCAAGGGAAAAAGCGATGTAAGGAAAAATCTCCATTCACGCGCTACGGTAAAACGATGAAGCCATATTTTTTGTAAATCCGCTTGGCCGCCGGGTCCGAAAGGAATTGCAAAAATTCCCGCGCGGCGGTTTTTTTGCTCGATTCCTTGACGAGCGCCGCCGGATATACAATTTTGGGTCCTTTGTCGATCGGAACCTCGTAGGCGACTTTCACTTTTTTGGATATCGCGGCGTCGGTTTTGTAGACAAACCCGGCTTCGACGTTTCCCGATTCGACGGCGGCCAAAGCCGCGCGCGCGTCGAGCACCGGAACGATCTTGTCCTTGACCCGCTGCCAAAGTCCCTCCCCTTGGAGGTAAATTTTCGCGTAGATGCCGGCCGGAACCGCCGCGGGCTCGGCCAAGACCACTCTTTTGACTTCCGGCCGGAGGAGATCTTGGGGCGATCGAATCGGAAGCCTGGAATCGAGCGCGACGATCAGCACGAGCCGGTTCGAGAGAAAATTGCGCCGCGTCGCCGAGTCGATGCGGCCGGTTTTTTCCAGCATATCCATCTTCTCGGCGTCGGCGGAAAAAAAGATATCGGCTGGAGCCCCTTCCAGGATCTGCCGCGCCAAGGCGGCGGAACTGCCGAAATTCAGGGCGACACTGTTGCGCGTCTTGGTCTCGTAAGAACCGCCGATCTCTTTCAAGGCGTCCGTGAGGCTGGCTGCGGCCGAGACAAGAACCTCTTCCGCCGCGGCCGGAAGGCTCCAGGCGAAGCAGAATAACGCGAACGCAACCGGCCACGCCGTTCCCATCAGCGACCGCATTTTCGTCCCCGAACGTTTATCGAGGCAATCCTAGACTGACCAATGTCTCGATCAATGGCAGATCCCCGTCTAGAAAATCGAATTGTTTCAGTTCTTCCAACCCCACCCAGCGAACGTCGCGAAACACTATGTTCACGATCTCTCCGCGATACTCGTCCACGCGAAAGAAAACCAATTCCACTCTGATTCCGTCCCGGTAGGTATGATGGTGACGAAAGATTTCTTTTGGCGGCGGGATCTCGATCCACAGCTCTTCCCGTAGCTCGCGCGACAACGCTTCCACCAGCCCTTCCCCCTCTTCCACCTTTCCTCCGGGAAATTCCCACTTCAAAGGGAAGGTTCCCGCTTCCCGCCTCTGGCAGATGAGAACGCGGGCTTCCCGCACGATCAGTGCAGCCACGACTTGCATCGCGGCGAACCTACTCGTCCCGTTTTCCCGAGGGTCCGGCGCCGCTCGGCCTTTCCCGCTTCAGAACCAGGCAACTTCCGTACATGATGCTCTGCGTCGAGCAGACGACCTCCCACCCTTCCTTCCCAAGCTCGTTCAAGGCGACTTCCGATAAGTCGCTCGTGGTAAGAATACGGTATTCGAACTGGCGCATGATGTCTCCCTCGGCTCTCGTGATTTCTAAATGCGGATTGCCGTGGCGATGATGCGTTTGGCCGCTCCGTGCGGCCGGCCGCTCCGGCACATCTCTCTTATCTCATTCCAACGGTAAAATGTAGCGAAAGAAATCGTTTTTGCCTGCGCGCGGCTATATTGCAAGGCCTACGGAACGAGAATACAATGATGGTCGCTCGCTACGGATCCATGCGCGGCGTGAAGTGCAAATGAAGGAGGCGCCACCATGAGCGACTTGGACAAGAAGATCGTCGAGGGTGAAGGCATCGTCGTCGAGATCATAGGAACCGGGCCGCGGTTCGAGTTCGAGCAGATCTTGAAGCTTCTCAGAAAGGCCAACGATCTCGGCCTGGAAGGCAGGCGGCTGATCAAGGTGGAAAGCATCGGCAAACCGCGCGACGTTACGCTGGGCACGTTCATCTACCGCTTCATCACGGAAAAAGCCTGATCTCAACTACGGTCCTTTCCTGTACTCGAGTTTTTCCCTCATTACCCGGAGCAGTCCCTCATAGGATGACTGGCGGATCAGCCGGCTGAACTGCGAACGGTAGTTGCTGACCAAGCTGATTCCGGCGACGACCAAATCGTAGGCCCTCCACTCGCCGCCGACGCGATGCAGCAGATAGACGATCTTGGTTTCTTCGCCTCGCCCATTCAGTATTTTGCCTTCCACCTCGGCTTGGGAATCGCTCGTCTTCTCGCCGCTATAAATGAATCTCTCGTTATCGTAGG is a genomic window containing:
- the modC gene encoding molybdenum ABC transporter ATP-binding protein, which encodes MMILKCRIPLADFVLDIDAAFDARITCIFGPSGSGKTTLLDAAAGLREIQSGEIVINGRILFSSTRKVNLSPQERSIGYVPQETALFPHLSVRKNILYGAGRKRSNPDSDTGLDHVIQLLEIGHLLDRPVKSLSGGESQRVALARALLSRPQFLLLDEPLASLDIGLKERIIPYLRRVRDEFGIPMVYVTHDPVEVLSLADWVVMIRAGRLVAQGIPREVLMSSAVLSQLEKDQLENVFDAVLIDSDSEGGRSRVRLKSGQDLFIPYATGPASRLLQVGIRGDDILVATKAPEGISAGNIFRGVVGNIERAGGQAILRVEAGEAFYVRLTSSAVERLGLAPGGEVYLIIKTRSCILL
- the modB gene encoding molybdate ABC transporter permease subunit — encoded protein: MEIFPYIAFSLEAWQVTLFSAAVAAASTLLILPLGIGLSWLFVRKRWALKSVVETLVLLPLVMPPVATGLILLKIFSRRSPLGHWLYERGIEIVFNWKGVLAAMAVMSFPLLVRSVRISLSEVDPRLEQIAATLGASNTRIFFTVTLPLAWKGVVAGSLLAFSRALGEFGATILVAGNIPGRTQTLSLAIFNAVQLGRDEEAYGLLWVTVALAFAAVWISEWLARSKR
- the modA gene encoding molybdate ABC transporter substrate-binding protein; translated protein: MRSLMGTAWPVAFALFCFAWSLPAAAEEVLVSAAASLTDALKEIGGSYETKTRNSVALNFGSSAALARQILEGAPADIFFSADAEKMDMLEKTGRIDSATRRNFLSNRLVLIVALDSRLPIRSPQDLLRPEVKRVVLAEPAAVPAGIYAKIYLQGEGLWQRVKDKIVPVLDARAALAAVESGNVEAGFVYKTDAAISKKVKVAYEVPIDKGPKIVYPAALVKESSKKTAAREFLQFLSDPAAKRIYKKYGFIVLP
- a CDS encoding (deoxy)nucleoside triphosphate pyrophosphohydrolase; this translates as MQVVAALIVREARVLICQRREAGTFPLKWEFPGGKVEEGEGLVEALSRELREELWIEIPPPKEIFRHHHTYRDGIRVELVFFRVDEYRGEIVNIVFRDVRWVGLEELKQFDFLDGDLPLIETLVSLGLPR